One region of Salvia miltiorrhiza cultivar Shanhuang (shh) chromosome 3, IMPLAD_Smil_shh, whole genome shotgun sequence genomic DNA includes:
- the LOC131017321 gene encoding uncharacterized protein LOC131017321 isoform X3 has translation MVSDNQVAEVFGEGEGEEIMVEVVGSDVYVDGISGNGEGDVEMGEAGGLEGGVVEKNEESKNVSREGDGKKIVEGGVVEKHEESTNVSREGDGEKAAEGGVVEKNEDSMNVSREGDGKKVAEGGVVEKNEGSRDVSSEGNDGKPMEEGGVVEESKETMDVSREGDGNEMEKGGLGSSESRDEKHGATKKIDINLSNSVGAESEEVSALPVGGVSGVDNEEWNPGIKAADGSSSEASVPPTEVSGASPMEICEEEKTKDETVDKDTSEEVKPESSNHPVEAISDEKSDLAEEKEALPSLPSSDTSISQDPVAADSVKSHGETEETHEGNGGELLGSGTQKDGCYKAEIECSSSDGNLGIEEKSVSEKNVCAAERKKMIPETDTLVSEVPDESQNCSDEFHDAQLEPKDQTGGASHAGSESIHETTFESRKGETEGKDEACKSEGDLETHIAENDVSSATLIKLADGGDTTEVNEERCLDVNVKGDAKENVQNKMSLSCPADKEIVRSDYGIDSDQPVVVKTAGAETGYQNAVISPVKAVDGVGSGEEGKEAEIPAQDDSAENVHLPKEGEHAVVVDGGVSGEKCKDIDSEILGKSSTGHGNAEIPAEDDAAENIHPHEEGDVMVTEEDVAGECGSPQSTKQAVALQITETSNNGAENTNTVPNEVTSIAADSDISSPQSTKQAAALQITETSNHEAENTNTVPNEVTAVAGDSDMAQDSIAPEGTGNAESLVSSTDNTLLHGTGDKVDCDEGYKSKEADEILSESNGFHDVLEAPEGHTSEAKPMDVEEETESDQTCHERESEGPSSESEKSKVSNEVMFNYAGCLRMKQSGYLMPPENEGCFAPSDLVWGKVRSHPWWPGQIFDPADASEKAVKYYKKDSYLVAYFGDQTFAWNDSSALKPFRSYFSQIQKQSNSESFHNAVSCALEEIERRVQLGLSCSCTPKDEYAKIETQVVENTGIREESSRRYGVDQSSCASRFEPSELLEFIRGVAPRASSGADGLDLVIARAQLSAFCCFKGYRSPAEFPASGELLEIDEQIGDEAAASRKHRPKEGAQSRKERSLMELMGDGEYSPDAEDEPVAGKKRKALDSPAEGSDKRVNFSAAKVPTPTNQAPKPSFKIGECIRRVASQLTGATSLVKGGNDEMAVDGSPSVYEPSEKQGGVVVPADSLSVNELLSRLELVAQDPKKRHNVQNDIRSFFMGFRSSTALSRRGRKKRSEQAVGGSGEEFEFDDVNDSYWTDRIVQNYSAEQLIHERMNGSGNLQLVPFGAEKPAKAGRKSHSRKRFSSGNSPTSAPEFDESAKRIKQETSPAELILNFAERNSVPSEINLNKMFRRFGPLMESETEVDHETGSAKVIFKRGSDAEVAQNSAEKFSIFGPVLVNYQIGYSPVISVRISPITLSQPQEEAAMVL, from the exons ATGGTTAGTGATAATCAGGTCGCAGAAGTTTTTGGGGAGGGAGAGGGTGAGGAAATAATGGTAGAGGTTGTGGGTTCTGATGTTTATGTAGATGGGATTAGTGGCAATGGAGAGGGCGACGTTGAGATGGGAGAAGCTGGGGGCTTGGAGGGTGGTGTGGTGGAGAAAAACGAAGAATCTAAGAATGTTTCAAGAGAAGGGGATGGGAAGAAAATAGTGGAAGGTGGTGTGGTGGAGAAACATGAGGAATCTACAAATGTTTCGAGAGAAGGGGATGGGGAGAAGGCGGCGGAAGGTGGTGTAGTGGAGAAAAATGAGGATTCTATGAATGTTTCGAGAGAAGGGGATGGGAAGAAGGTGGCTGAAGGTGGTGTGGTGGAGAAAAACGAGGGATCTAGGGATGTTTCAAGCGAAGGGAATGATGGGAAGCCGATGGAAGAAGGTGGTGTGGTGGAGGAAAGCAAAGAAACTATGGATGTTTCGAGAGAAGGAGATGGGAACGAGATGGAAAAAGGTGGTTTGGGGTCATCAGAGTCGAGGGATGAAAAACACGGTGCTACTAAGAAAATAGATATCAATTTGAGTAATTCTGTTGGCGCTGAGAGTGAAGAAGTTAGTGCATTGCCAGTAGGAGGGGTTAGTGGTGTCGATAATGAGGAGTGGAATCCGGGAATTAAAGCAGCAGACGGGTCTTCATCAGAAGCCAGTGTGCCTCCTACAGAAGTTTCGGGCGCATCTCCTATGGAGATTTGTGAAGAGGAGAAAACTAAGGACGAAACAGTTGATAAGGATACTTCTGAGGAAGTGAAGCCCGAATCTTCAAACCATCCCGTGGAAGCTATTTCTGATGAAAAATCTGATCTTGCAGAGGAAAAAGAAGCATTGCCCAGTTTGCCCTCAAGTGATACTTCTATTAGTCAAGACCCCGTTGCAGCGGATTCTGTGAAGTCTCACGGGGAAACTGAAGAAACACATGAAGGTAATGGTGGAGAACTTTTAGGCTCGGGCACCCAGAAAGATGGTTGTTATAAGGCTGAAATTGAATGTTCAAGTTCTGATGGAAATTTGGGCATAGAGGAAAAATCCGTTAGTGAAAAAAATGTTTGTGCTgctgaaagaaagaaaatgattCCTGAAACGGATACCCTAGTATCAGAGGTTCCAGATGAGAGTCAAAATTGCTCGGACGAATTTCATGATGCTCAGCTTGAGCCGAAAGATCAGACTGGCGGTGCTTCTCATGCTGGTTCAGAATCCATTCATGAAACCACTTTTGAGAGTCGGAAAGGGGAAACCGAAG GTAAGGATGAAGCTTGTAAGAGTGAAGGAGATTTAGAAACTCATATAGCTGAAAACGATGTTTCCTCTGCCACACTTATTAAACTTGCTGATGGAGGTGATACTACTGAAGTAAACGAAGAGAGATGCCTTGATGTCAATGTTAAAGGTGATGCAAAGGAAAATGTGCAAAATAAGATGAGCTTGAGTTGTCCAGCTGACAAGGAAATTGTACGGTCAGATTATGGCATTGACTCGGACCAACCTGTCGTCGTGAAAACAGCGGGAGCAGAAACGGGGTATCAGAATGCTGTGATCTCTCCCGTGAAAGCTGTGGATGGGGTTGGATCTGGTGAAGAAGGCAAGGAAGCTGAAATTCCTGCGCAAGATGATTCTGCTGAAAATGTTCATCTTCCGAAAGAAGGTGAACATGCAGTGGTTGTGGATGGGGGTGTATCTGGTGAAAAATGCAAGGATATAGATTCGGAAATTTTAGGGAAGTCTTCAACTGGCCATGGAAATGCTGAAATTCCAGCGGAAGATGATGCTGCTGAAAATATTCATCCTCATGAAGAAGGTGATGTGATGGTGACTGAAGAGGATGTCGCTGGAGAGTGTGGGTCGCCTCAAAGCACAAAACAAGCGGTTGCTTTGCAAATAACCGAAACATCAAATAACGGGGCTGAGAATACTAATACGGTGCCAAATGAAGTCACTAGCATTGCAGCTGATTCTGATATTAGTTCACCCCAAAGTACAAAACAAGCGGCTGCGTTGCAAATAACCGAAACATCAAATCACGAGGCTGAGAATACAAATACGGTGCCAAATGAAGTCACTGCTGTTGCAGGTGATTCTGATATGGCTCAAGACTCCATTGCTCCAGAGGGAACTGGGAATGCAGAATCGCTTGTATCCTCTACTGATAATACTTTGCTCCATGGAACCGGTGATAAGGTGGACTGTGACGAGGGGTACAAGTCCAAGGAAGCTGATGAGATACTTAGTGAATCGAATGGATTTCATGATGTTTTGGAGGCCCCGGAGGGTCACACGTCCGAGGCAAAACCTATGGATGTTGAGGAGGAAACAGAATCTGACCAAACATGTCATGAAAGAGAATCCGAGGGACCTTCTTCCGAGAGTGAAAAATCAAAGGTGTCAAATGAAGTAATGTTCAATTATGCGGGCTGCTTGAGAATGAAGCAATCCGGTTACTTGATGCCTCCAGAAAACGAGGGCTGTTTCGCCCCATCGGATTTGGTCTGGGGTAAAGTCCGCAGTCATCCCTGGTGGCCTGGACAGATATTCGATCCTGCAGATGCCTCGGAGAAGGCTGTTAAGTATTACAAGAAAGATTCTTACTTGGTAGCGTATTTTGGCGATCAAACGTTTGCGTGGAACGATTCATCTGCATTGAAGCCTTTCAGGTCGTACTTTTCCCAGATTCAGAAGCAAAGCAACTCCGAATCATTCCATAACGCAGTCAGCTGCGCCTTGGAAGAGATCGAGAGACGAGTGCAGCTAGGGTTGTCATGCTCTTGTACACCGAAGGATGAGTATGCTAAGATTGAGACTCAGGTTGTGGAGAACACCGGGATACGTGAAGAGTCAAGCCGAAGATATGGTGTGGATCAATCAAGCTGCGCCTCTCGTTTTGAACCTAGCGAACTTCTTGAGTTCATCAGAGGTGTGGCGCCTCGTGCGTCTTCTGGAGCTGATGGACTGGACCTCGTGATTGCTCGGGCGCAGCTATCTGCGTTTTGTTGTTTTAAGGGATACCGGTCCCCGGCTGAATTTCCTGCATCTGGAGAATTGCTCGAAATCGATGAACAAATAGGTGATGAAGCAGCTGCTTCCCGCAAACACAGACCGAAAGAAGGCGCTCAGTCGAGGAAGGAGAGAAGCTTGATGGAACTAATGGGCGACGGGGAGTACTCGCCAGATGCTGAAGACGAGCCAGTCGCTGGAAAGAAACGGAAGGCGCTTGATTCTCCAGCAGAAGGGTCGGACAAAAGGGTGAATTTCTCCGCAGCGAAAGTACCCACACCAACCAACCAAGCTCCGAAGCCTTCCTTCAAAATCGGGGAATGCATCCGTAGAGTAGCCAGCCAATTAACTGGTGCCACATCATTGGTGAAGGGCGGGAACGATGAAATGGCAGTTGATGGCTCTCCGAGCGTGTACGAGCCTTCTGAGAAGCAAGGTGGTGTAGTGGTTCCCGCAGACTCTTTATCGGTAAACGAGCTGCTATCTCGACTCGAGCTGGTGGCGCAAGATCCTAAGAAGAGGCATAACGTCCAAAATGACATTCGTTCTTTCTTCATGGGTTTCAGAAGCTCGACTGCTTTAAGTAGACGAGGTAGGAAGAAAAGATCTGAGCAAGCAGTCGGGGGATCCGGTgaagaatttgaatttgatgatgttaACGACTCTTATTGGACGGATAGGATCGTGCAAAACTATTCCGCTGAGCAACTGATACATGAAAGAATGAACGGATCCGGGAATCTTCAGCTAGTGCCGTTTGGCGCGGAGAAGCCTGCAAAGGCAGGTCGTAAATCTCATTCTAGAAAGAGATTCTCGAGTGGGAACTCTCCGACTTCAGCCCCCGAATTTGATGAGAGTGCCAAAAGGATCAAGCAAGAGACCTCTCCAGCAGAGCTCATATTGAACTTTGCAGAGAGGAATTCTGTCCCTTCGGAAATCAATCTAAACAAAATGTTTAGACGTTTCGGGCCGTTGATGGAATCAGAGACGGAGGTTGATCACGAAACCGGTTCTGCCAAAGTGATCTTCAAGCGGGGTTCAGATGCTGAAGTTGCTCAAAATAGTGCTGAGAAGTTCAGCATATTCGGACCCGTTCTTGTTAATTACCAGATAGGCTACTCGCCCGTGATCTCAGTAAGAATTTCGCCTATTACGCTCTCCCAGCCACAGGAAGAGGCAGCTATGGTGCTATAG
- the LOC131017321 gene encoding uncharacterized protein LOC131017321 isoform X2, whose amino-acid sequence MEDERGTGGHDGGGGSEPLLSSKLAGESVVGNMVSDNQVAEVFGEGEGEEIMVEVVGSDVYVDGISGNGEGDVEMGEAGGLEGGVVEKNEESKNVSREGDGKKIVEGGVVEKHEESTNVSREGDGEKAAEGGVVEKNEDSMNVSREGDGKKVAEGGVVEKNEGSRDVSSEGNDGKPMEEGGVVEESKETMDVSREGDGNEMEKGGLGSSESRDEKHGATKKIDINLSNSVGAESEEVSALPVGGVSGVDNEEWNPGIKAADGSSSEASVPPTEVSGASPMEICEEEKTKDETVDKDTSEEVKPESSNHPVEAISDEKSDLAEEKEALPSLPSSDTSISQDPVAADSVKSHGETEETHEGNGGELLGSGTQKDGCYKAEIECSSSDGNLGIEEKSVSEKNVCAAERKKMIPETDTLVSEVPDESQNCSDEFHDAQLEPKDQTGGASHAGSESIHETTFESRKGETEGKDEACKSEGDLETHIAENDVSSATLIKLADGGDTTEVNEERCLDVNEIVRSDYGIDSDQPVVVKTAGAETGYQNAVISPVKAVDGVGSGEEGKEAEIPAQDDSAENVHLPKEGEHAVVVDGGVSGEKCKDIDSEILGKSSTGHGNAEIPAEDDAAENIHPHEEGDVMVTEEDVAGECGSPQSTKQAVALQITETSNNGAENTNTVPNEVTSIAADSDISSPQSTKQAAALQITETSNHEAENTNTVPNEVTAVAGDSDMAQDSIAPEGTGNAESLVSSTDNTLLHGTGDKVDCDEGYKSKEADEILSESNGFHDVLEAPEGHTSEAKPMDVEEETESDQTCHERESEGPSSESEKSKVSNEVMFNYAGCLRMKQSGYLMPPENEGCFAPSDLVWGKVRSHPWWPGQIFDPADASEKAVKYYKKDSYLVAYFGDQTFAWNDSSALKPFRSYFSQIQKQSNSESFHNAVSCALEEIERRVQLGLSCSCTPKDEYAKIETQVVENTGIREESSRRYGVDQSSCASRFEPSELLEFIRGVAPRASSGADGLDLVIARAQLSAFCCFKGYRSPAEFPASGELLEIDEQIGDEAAASRKHRPKEGAQSRKERSLMELMGDGEYSPDAEDEPVAGKKRKALDSPAEGSDKRVNFSAAKVPTPTNQAPKPSFKIGECIRRVASQLTGATSLVKGGNDEMAVDGSPSVYEPSEKQGGVVVPADSLSVNELLSRLELVAQDPKKRHNVQNDIRSFFMGFRSSTALSRRGRKKRSEQAVGGSGEEFEFDDVNDSYWTDRIVQNYSAEQLIHERMNGSGNLQLVPFGAEKPAKAGRKSHSRKRFSSGNSPTSAPEFDESAKRIKQETSPAELILNFAERNSVPSEINLNKMFRRFGPLMESETEVDHETGSAKVIFKRGSDAEVAQNSAEKFSIFGPVLVNYQIGYSPVISVRISPITLSQPQEEAAMVL is encoded by the exons ATGGAAGATGAGCGAGGTACCGGGGGTCATGATGGTGGGGGTGGCTCAGAGCCGCTGTTGAGTAGTAAATTGGCTGGTGAAAGCGTTGTGGGTAATATGGTTAGTGATAATCAGGTCGCAGAAGTTTTTGGGGAGGGAGAGGGTGAGGAAATAATGGTAGAGGTTGTGGGTTCTGATGTTTATGTAGATGGGATTAGTGGCAATGGAGAGGGCGACGTTGAGATGGGAGAAGCTGGGGGCTTGGAGGGTGGTGTGGTGGAGAAAAACGAAGAATCTAAGAATGTTTCAAGAGAAGGGGATGGGAAGAAAATAGTGGAAGGTGGTGTGGTGGAGAAACATGAGGAATCTACAAATGTTTCGAGAGAAGGGGATGGGGAGAAGGCGGCGGAAGGTGGTGTAGTGGAGAAAAATGAGGATTCTATGAATGTTTCGAGAGAAGGGGATGGGAAGAAGGTGGCTGAAGGTGGTGTGGTGGAGAAAAACGAGGGATCTAGGGATGTTTCAAGCGAAGGGAATGATGGGAAGCCGATGGAAGAAGGTGGTGTGGTGGAGGAAAGCAAAGAAACTATGGATGTTTCGAGAGAAGGAGATGGGAACGAGATGGAAAAAGGTGGTTTGGGGTCATCAGAGTCGAGGGATGAAAAACACGGTGCTACTAAGAAAATAGATATCAATTTGAGTAATTCTGTTGGCGCTGAGAGTGAAGAAGTTAGTGCATTGCCAGTAGGAGGGGTTAGTGGTGTCGATAATGAGGAGTGGAATCCGGGAATTAAAGCAGCAGACGGGTCTTCATCAGAAGCCAGTGTGCCTCCTACAGAAGTTTCGGGCGCATCTCCTATGGAGATTTGTGAAGAGGAGAAAACTAAGGACGAAACAGTTGATAAGGATACTTCTGAGGAAGTGAAGCCCGAATCTTCAAACCATCCCGTGGAAGCTATTTCTGATGAAAAATCTGATCTTGCAGAGGAAAAAGAAGCATTGCCCAGTTTGCCCTCAAGTGATACTTCTATTAGTCAAGACCCCGTTGCAGCGGATTCTGTGAAGTCTCACGGGGAAACTGAAGAAACACATGAAGGTAATGGTGGAGAACTTTTAGGCTCGGGCACCCAGAAAGATGGTTGTTATAAGGCTGAAATTGAATGTTCAAGTTCTGATGGAAATTTGGGCATAGAGGAAAAATCCGTTAGTGAAAAAAATGTTTGTGCTgctgaaagaaagaaaatgattCCTGAAACGGATACCCTAGTATCAGAGGTTCCAGATGAGAGTCAAAATTGCTCGGACGAATTTCATGATGCTCAGCTTGAGCCGAAAGATCAGACTGGCGGTGCTTCTCATGCTGGTTCAGAATCCATTCATGAAACCACTTTTGAGAGTCGGAAAGGGGAAACCGAAG GTAAGGATGAAGCTTGTAAGAGTGAAGGAGATTTAGAAACTCATATAGCTGAAAACGATGTTTCCTCTGCCACACTTATTAAACTTGCTGATGGAGGTGATACTACTGAAGTAAACGAAGAGAGATGCCTTGATGTCAAT GAAATTGTACGGTCAGATTATGGCATTGACTCGGACCAACCTGTCGTCGTGAAAACAGCGGGAGCAGAAACGGGGTATCAGAATGCTGTGATCTCTCCCGTGAAAGCTGTGGATGGGGTTGGATCTGGTGAAGAAGGCAAGGAAGCTGAAATTCCTGCGCAAGATGATTCTGCTGAAAATGTTCATCTTCCGAAAGAAGGTGAACATGCAGTGGTTGTGGATGGGGGTGTATCTGGTGAAAAATGCAAGGATATAGATTCGGAAATTTTAGGGAAGTCTTCAACTGGCCATGGAAATGCTGAAATTCCAGCGGAAGATGATGCTGCTGAAAATATTCATCCTCATGAAGAAGGTGATGTGATGGTGACTGAAGAGGATGTCGCTGGAGAGTGTGGGTCGCCTCAAAGCACAAAACAAGCGGTTGCTTTGCAAATAACCGAAACATCAAATAACGGGGCTGAGAATACTAATACGGTGCCAAATGAAGTCACTAGCATTGCAGCTGATTCTGATATTAGTTCACCCCAAAGTACAAAACAAGCGGCTGCGTTGCAAATAACCGAAACATCAAATCACGAGGCTGAGAATACAAATACGGTGCCAAATGAAGTCACTGCTGTTGCAGGTGATTCTGATATGGCTCAAGACTCCATTGCTCCAGAGGGAACTGGGAATGCAGAATCGCTTGTATCCTCTACTGATAATACTTTGCTCCATGGAACCGGTGATAAGGTGGACTGTGACGAGGGGTACAAGTCCAAGGAAGCTGATGAGATACTTAGTGAATCGAATGGATTTCATGATGTTTTGGAGGCCCCGGAGGGTCACACGTCCGAGGCAAAACCTATGGATGTTGAGGAGGAAACAGAATCTGACCAAACATGTCATGAAAGAGAATCCGAGGGACCTTCTTCCGAGAGTGAAAAATCAAAGGTGTCAAATGAAGTAATGTTCAATTATGCGGGCTGCTTGAGAATGAAGCAATCCGGTTACTTGATGCCTCCAGAAAACGAGGGCTGTTTCGCCCCATCGGATTTGGTCTGGGGTAAAGTCCGCAGTCATCCCTGGTGGCCTGGACAGATATTCGATCCTGCAGATGCCTCGGAGAAGGCTGTTAAGTATTACAAGAAAGATTCTTACTTGGTAGCGTATTTTGGCGATCAAACGTTTGCGTGGAACGATTCATCTGCATTGAAGCCTTTCAGGTCGTACTTTTCCCAGATTCAGAAGCAAAGCAACTCCGAATCATTCCATAACGCAGTCAGCTGCGCCTTGGAAGAGATCGAGAGACGAGTGCAGCTAGGGTTGTCATGCTCTTGTACACCGAAGGATGAGTATGCTAAGATTGAGACTCAGGTTGTGGAGAACACCGGGATACGTGAAGAGTCAAGCCGAAGATATGGTGTGGATCAATCAAGCTGCGCCTCTCGTTTTGAACCTAGCGAACTTCTTGAGTTCATCAGAGGTGTGGCGCCTCGTGCGTCTTCTGGAGCTGATGGACTGGACCTCGTGATTGCTCGGGCGCAGCTATCTGCGTTTTGTTGTTTTAAGGGATACCGGTCCCCGGCTGAATTTCCTGCATCTGGAGAATTGCTCGAAATCGATGAACAAATAGGTGATGAAGCAGCTGCTTCCCGCAAACACAGACCGAAAGAAGGCGCTCAGTCGAGGAAGGAGAGAAGCTTGATGGAACTAATGGGCGACGGGGAGTACTCGCCAGATGCTGAAGACGAGCCAGTCGCTGGAAAGAAACGGAAGGCGCTTGATTCTCCAGCAGAAGGGTCGGACAAAAGGGTGAATTTCTCCGCAGCGAAAGTACCCACACCAACCAACCAAGCTCCGAAGCCTTCCTTCAAAATCGGGGAATGCATCCGTAGAGTAGCCAGCCAATTAACTGGTGCCACATCATTGGTGAAGGGCGGGAACGATGAAATGGCAGTTGATGGCTCTCCGAGCGTGTACGAGCCTTCTGAGAAGCAAGGTGGTGTAGTGGTTCCCGCAGACTCTTTATCGGTAAACGAGCTGCTATCTCGACTCGAGCTGGTGGCGCAAGATCCTAAGAAGAGGCATAACGTCCAAAATGACATTCGTTCTTTCTTCATGGGTTTCAGAAGCTCGACTGCTTTAAGTAGACGAGGTAGGAAGAAAAGATCTGAGCAAGCAGTCGGGGGATCCGGTgaagaatttgaatttgatgatgttaACGACTCTTATTGGACGGATAGGATCGTGCAAAACTATTCCGCTGAGCAACTGATACATGAAAGAATGAACGGATCCGGGAATCTTCAGCTAGTGCCGTTTGGCGCGGAGAAGCCTGCAAAGGCAGGTCGTAAATCTCATTCTAGAAAGAGATTCTCGAGTGGGAACTCTCCGACTTCAGCCCCCGAATTTGATGAGAGTGCCAAAAGGATCAAGCAAGAGACCTCTCCAGCAGAGCTCATATTGAACTTTGCAGAGAGGAATTCTGTCCCTTCGGAAATCAATCTAAACAAAATGTTTAGACGTTTCGGGCCGTTGATGGAATCAGAGACGGAGGTTGATCACGAAACCGGTTCTGCCAAAGTGATCTTCAAGCGGGGTTCAGATGCTGAAGTTGCTCAAAATAGTGCTGAGAAGTTCAGCATATTCGGACCCGTTCTTGTTAATTACCAGATAGGCTACTCGCCCGTGATCTCAGTAAGAATTTCGCCTATTACGCTCTCCCAGCCACAGGAAGAGGCAGCTATGGTGCTATAG